Genomic segment of Mucilaginibacter sabulilitoris:
GGCATCAAAGATATTTTTTCTGTTTTTGAACAGGGAAGATTTGATGAATTATTAATAGGTATTGGCTATAAGCATATGGCATTGCGAAGCGATCTGTATACGCGATTTCAAAATATAATACCTTTTGCCCGGCTCATCCATTCTAGTTGTTCTATTGATCAGTCATCTATTATTAAGGAAGGAGTAGTTATATATCCAGGTTGTATTATTGACCATCATGTTACAATAGAGCCTAATGTGTTAATAAATATCGGATGTTGTATTGCCCATGATACGCAAATTGGTATGAATTCATTCCTTTCGCCCCGAGTGGCTGTTGCGGGATTTGTTAGCATTGGGCCTAATTGTATTTTAGGAATCAACGCGACGATCATCGATAATATCAGGATAGCAAAACAAACCCAAATTGGAGGGGGCGCAGTAGTTATTAAACACATAGAAGCCAGTGGTTTGTATGTAGGAAATCCTGTTAAATTTATTAGATGATACGAGGACATAATTTTAGAAAAACGGTATATTTTAATGGGTTAACTGAATTAAGAGCGGTTGCGGCAATTGCCGTTGTGGTCTATCATATCGAATTATATAAATTCGGCCAGCACGAACCAACACTATTTACCGTTCCTTTCCTCGGTCAATTTATGGATGGATTAGGTCCTAACGCCGTTTTTTTGTTTTTTGTTTTATCGGGTTTCTTGATTACCTATTTGTTATTAGAAGAAAAGGCAAATACAGGTACGATAGGAATAAGAAAATTCTATGTGAGAAGAATTCTTCGAATATGGCCGCTATATTATATAATAATAGGAATTTCTTTTTTTATCGTACCATTGACATATAATCATTCATTTTGGATACATGAAATCAATTATCAGGAACGTATTGGAAAATTGAATTATGGAGGAAATTTAGTTTTATGTTTGTTTTTTCTTTCTAATCTGGCTATGCTAATTTACAAACCTATCGTTGGTGCTGCCCATTCCTGGTCAGTAAGTGCGGAAGAGCAATTCTATTTTTTTTGGCCAGCGATCGTGATGGCTTTCGATCGATATATTTTGGCGGCCTTGCTTTCAATTGCGATCTTGAAACCATTATTGCTAATATTATTAATCCACTTATTTAAATCTTCTTCGCCGGGGCTTATGGTATTTATTACATTTTTGGATGGTATGAAATTTGAATACATGGCTATAGGAGGCATATTAGCTTATATTTTTCAGAATAAAAAAGATATTGCCGATAAGTTCTTCCGATCAACGCGGCTTTTTGGGGCTGCCATCATTATTCTTTCTATATCTTTGTTTTTTTATAGGTTTACTTATATAAATGCTTTATTATTTGCACTGATAATTGGATTTGTTATCCATTCAGATTGGAATAGTCCAATTTTAAAGAAGCTGGGTGAAGTGTCATATGGTATTTATATGTATCACCCAATTATGATGTACATATCCTTCGCTGCAGCTCACAACCTGTTGAAAAAGCCTAATTCGCTGTGGGCTTTAATTCTAGAATATTTATTGGTTTTTATTTTAACCTACCTGGTCAGCCTCGTTTCATATCGGTGGATTGAATCCTATTTTCTGAAATTAAAATCAAAGTTTTCCGTTATTCATTCCCAATCGACTTTAAACAGTCTTTGAAATTGATATTATAATATGATACCATTTAATAAACCATTCCTTACTGGAAACGAAACCGATTATATTCGATTAGCTGTCGAATCAGGAAAGATTTCCGGTGATGGGGACTATACAAAAAAATGTCACCTTTTTTTTGAGCAGAAATTTGGATTTAAAAAAGCATTGCTAACAACGTCTTGCACGGATGCCTTGGAAATGGCTGCTATCCTCATCGATATCGAGCCAGGTGATGAAGTTATAGTACCTTCTTATACTTTTGTAAGTACCGTTAATGCTTTTGTTTTACGGGGAGCTAAAATCATATTTGCGGATAGCGAGCAAACAAACCCTAATCTCGATGCTACAAAGATCGAAGCATTAATAACTTCCAAAACCAAGGCAATTGTGCCAGTGCACTATGCCGGAGTCGCGTGTGATATGGATAAAATAATGGAGATCGCGGAAAAATATGACCTCTTTGTAATTGAAGACGCAGCGCAGGCTATTGACAGTTATTATAAAGGAAGACCGTTAGGAGGTATTGGACACATGGCTGCTTTTTCCTTTCATGAAACGAAAAATATTATTTCCGGAGAAGGCGGCATGCTGGTCATCAATGATGATAGATTTGTTAACCGGGCAGAAATCATTCGGGAGAAAGGCACTAACAGGTCTGCCTTCTTCAGGGGTGATGTTGACAAATATGGATGGGTGGATATTGGTTCTTCTTTTTTGCCGTCTGAGATCATTGCGGCATTTTTATATGCTCAGATTGAGAACCTTGATGATATTCAGGTAAAACGGAAACATATATGGAACCATTATTATCAGGGTTTGGTTGAGCAAGCGAATTCCGGCTCTTTCGGCTTACCGGTTATTCCCAAATATGCCTTCAACAATGCACATATGTTTTACCTGGTTTGTAATACACTGCAGCAAAGGACTGATCTCATTCAGCATTTAAGAAATGATGGTATATATGCGGTATTTCATTACCTGAGTTTGCATAAAAGTAGTTATTATGCGGCTAAGCATGGTACGAGGGATTTACCACAAACTGATAATTTTGCAAACCTGCTTTTGAGATTGCCATTTTATTATGAATTAACAGATGACCAGCTTAACCAGGTAATTCAGTCAGTTAACTCTTTTTATAAATGATCAAATCTGCGATTAATAAGTTGCAATCATATTTAAGTCAGGGACACGAAAGGACAATACAGGCTAAACTGAATATAATTGGGACATTTTTTCTCAAAGGATTAAGTATTTTACTTAGTCTGTTGATTGTCCCGATGACCATTAACTATATATCACCATATCAGTATGGTATATGGATTACGCTTTCATCCATAGTCGGTTGGCTTAGCTTTTTTGATATTGGTTTTGGAAACGGCCTGAGAAACAAATTTGTAGAAGCCATAACCAAAGGCGAAAAAGAATTAGCCAGAATTTATGTAAGCACAACTTATGCCATCTTAACGATAATAATAATAATAATATATATAATTACTGCTGTTGCGACCTGTTTTATTGATTGGAGTAAATTTCTAAACGCGCCCAGTACAATGGCACCCGAGTTAACGAGTGTGGTTTTAATTGTATTGACGACTTTTGCCTTGCAATTTATTTTAAGTTTAATCAGTACTATATTAAATGCGCTGCAAAAACCCGTGATGTCCTCTTTATATAGCACCCTAAGCCAGGTACTGGTATTAATTGGGATATTATTTTTGATTAAAACCACCAAAGGTTCCTTGCTTTATTTAAGTTTAATAATCGGGGGCGCAAATATATTTGTTTTAATTGTGGGCTCGATTTGGTTCTACACGCATGAACTCAAAGAGTATACGCCGAATTGGTATTTTGTAAAATTTAGATATGCAAAGGATTTGATGGGTTTGGGTATTAAGTTTTTTTTCATACAGATTATTGCATTGGTGTATTACGAAACAAATAATATCATTATTACAAAGGTATTAAATCCTATAAACGTAACGGTGTATAACATCTCTTTTAAGTATATGTCTGTAATTGGTATGTTTTTTACCATTATCATTACACCATTTTGGAGCGCCTTCTCAGAAGCAAAAATATTGGACGATTATGGTT
This window contains:
- a CDS encoding lipopolysaccharide biosynthesis protein, whose product is MIKSAINKLQSYLSQGHERTIQAKLNIIGTFFLKGLSILLSLLIVPMTINYISPYQYGIWITLSSIVGWLSFFDIGFGNGLRNKFVEAITKGEKELARIYVSTTYAILTIIIIIIYIITAVATCFIDWSKFLNAPSTMAPELTSVVLIVLTTFALQFILSLISTILNALQKPVMSSLYSTLSQVLVLIGILFLIKTTKGSLLYLSLIIGGANIFVLIVGSIWFYTHELKEYTPNWYFVKFRYAKDLMGLGIKFFFIQIIALVYYETNNIIITKVLNPINVTVYNISFKYMSVIGMFFTIIITPFWSAFSEAKILDDYGWMKSVVAKLRLVFYLLSAGTVLMVMVSPYAYKLWLGNSVTIPFLLTLLMGFWQIFNIWNSLHSTLIYGLGKIKLQLIGSLSVGIINLPITIFFCYKWQLNGVIIAQVLMSASISWVGALQLKKLLDKSAHGIWNR
- a CDS encoding acyltransferase family protein, translating into MIRGHNFRKTVYFNGLTELRAVAAIAVVVYHIELYKFGQHEPTLFTVPFLGQFMDGLGPNAVFLFFVLSGFLITYLLLEEKANTGTIGIRKFYVRRILRIWPLYYIIIGISFFIVPLTYNHSFWIHEINYQERIGKLNYGGNLVLCLFFLSNLAMLIYKPIVGAAHSWSVSAEEQFYFFWPAIVMAFDRYILAALLSIAILKPLLLILLIHLFKSSSPGLMVFITFLDGMKFEYMAIGGILAYIFQNKKDIADKFFRSTRLFGAAIIILSISLFFYRFTYINALLFALIIGFVIHSDWNSPILKKLGEVSYGIYMYHPIMMYISFAAAHNLLKKPNSLWALILEYLLVFILTYLVSLVSYRWIESYFLKLKSKFSVIHSQSTLNSL
- the rffA gene encoding dTDP-4-amino-4,6-dideoxygalactose transaminase, with amino-acid sequence MIPFNKPFLTGNETDYIRLAVESGKISGDGDYTKKCHLFFEQKFGFKKALLTTSCTDALEMAAILIDIEPGDEVIVPSYTFVSTVNAFVLRGAKIIFADSEQTNPNLDATKIEALITSKTKAIVPVHYAGVACDMDKIMEIAEKYDLFVIEDAAQAIDSYYKGRPLGGIGHMAAFSFHETKNIISGEGGMLVINDDRFVNRAEIIREKGTNRSAFFRGDVDKYGWVDIGSSFLPSEIIAAFLYAQIENLDDIQVKRKHIWNHYYQGLVEQANSGSFGLPVIPKYAFNNAHMFYLVCNTLQQRTDLIQHLRNDGIYAVFHYLSLHKSSYYAAKHGTRDLPQTDNFANLLLRLPFYYELTDDQLNQVIQSVNSFYK
- a CDS encoding acetyltransferase; the encoded protein is MKKLAIIGSGDLGQQIAYYAVQDRQFKIEGFFDDLKNTDNLVNQIPVLGGIKDIFSVFEQGRFDELLIGIGYKHMALRSDLYTRFQNIIPFARLIHSSCSIDQSSIIKEGVVIYPGCIIDHHVTIEPNVLINIGCCIAHDTQIGMNSFLSPRVAVAGFVSIGPNCILGINATIIDNIRIAKQTQIGGGAVVIKHIEASGLYVGNPVKFIR